In Pseudomonas fluorescens, one genomic interval encodes:
- the choX gene encoding choline ABC transporter substrate-binding protein → MRKLSTALTIGLLALGSASAFAEQSCETVKMADPGWSDIAATNAITGFLLDGMGYKAKVDTLAVPITFGGLKDGQVDVFLGNWMPAQQGFYDKFVATGDVTQLAKNLDGTEFTLAVPDYVWDAGVHDFADLNKYADKFDKKIYGIGSGAPANISLQEIIKKNDFDLGQWKLIESSEQAMLAEVSRAVKKQKFVTFLGWTPHPMNVQLKMHYLKGGEKYFGDTGSVYTLTRKGYAEACPNVGKLLTNLAFTQDMENSIMAEVVNKKVSNADAVKAWIKANPAVLDKWLEGVKTVDGKDALAAVKAKL, encoded by the coding sequence ATGCGCAAGTTATCCACAGCACTGACGATTGGCCTGCTGGCTCTGGGCAGTGCCTCGGCATTCGCCGAGCAAAGCTGCGAAACGGTGAAAATGGCCGACCCGGGCTGGAGCGACATCGCCGCGACCAACGCCATCACCGGGTTTCTGCTGGACGGCATGGGCTACAAGGCCAAGGTCGACACCCTCGCGGTGCCGATCACCTTCGGCGGTTTGAAGGACGGTCAGGTGGATGTGTTCCTCGGCAACTGGATGCCGGCGCAGCAGGGCTTCTACGACAAGTTCGTCGCCACCGGTGACGTCACGCAACTGGCGAAGAATCTCGACGGCACCGAGTTCACCCTGGCCGTCCCGGATTATGTGTGGGATGCCGGTGTGCATGACTTTGCCGACCTGAACAAATACGCCGACAAGTTCGACAAGAAAATCTACGGCATCGGCTCCGGTGCGCCAGCGAACATCTCGCTGCAGGAAATCATCAAGAAGAACGACTTCGACCTCGGCCAGTGGAAGCTCATCGAATCCAGCGAACAGGCGATGCTCGCCGAAGTGTCGCGGGCAGTGAAGAAGCAGAAATTCGTCACCTTCCTCGGCTGGACCCCGCACCCGATGAACGTGCAGCTGAAGATGCATTACCTCAAGGGCGGCGAGAAGTATTTCGGCGACACCGGCAGCGTCTACACCCTGACGCGCAAAGGCTACGCCGAGGCCTGTCCGAATGTGGGCAAGTTGCTGACCAACCTGGCGTTCACCCAGGACATGGAGAACAGCATCATGGCTGAGGTGGTGAACAAGAAAGTCAGCAATGCCGATGCGGTGAAGGCATGGATCAAGGCCAATCCGGCGGTGCTGGACAAGTGGCTGGAGGGGGTGAAGACCGTGGATGGCAAGGATGCTTTGGCGGCTGTAAAGGCAAAGCTTTGA
- a CDS encoding SulP family inorganic anion transporter: MALPSRHSLFPFLTWLPRQTRASVGRDLVVGLSGAILALPQSIAYALIAGLPPEYGLYAAIIPVLIACLWGSSWHLICGPTAAISIVLYASISPLAVPASQDYITLILLLSFLAGIFQWLLGLLRFGALVNFVSHSVVLGFTLGAAVVIAIGQLPNLLGLDLPAKATALASLMDLLQHLRAVDKPSLVLGVATVLVGFVLRQLLPRWPTLLITLVLGSAVVWLWPAMFGHVHLVSAFVGRLPPFSALPLDLDLVLRLLPSAVAVGMLGLVTSLSIARSIAARSQQLLDANQEVRAQGLSNIVGAFFSGSLSAGSFTRSGLSYEAGACSPLAGVFSAIWVALFAIFGAGLISHIPIPAMAGSILLIAWGLVDHRGIRSLLRVSRAEFVVMALTCLATLLLELQTAIYAGVLASLFFYLKRTSQPRVQHSREGEEDVLRVGGSIFFGASHYLQVRLQRLHGTRVVIEAQQINFIDYSGVEMLHQEARRLLRQDRSLTLRRARPQVVEELRKLEGPEKCPIRFED; this comes from the coding sequence ATGGCCCTGCCAAGTCGCCATTCACTCTTTCCCTTCCTGACCTGGCTGCCCCGGCAAACCCGCGCCAGCGTCGGCCGGGATCTGGTCGTTGGCCTGAGCGGTGCGATTCTCGCGTTGCCGCAGTCGATCGCGTACGCGCTGATCGCCGGCCTGCCGCCGGAGTATGGTCTTTACGCCGCGATCATCCCGGTGCTGATTGCCTGTCTGTGGGGTTCGTCGTGGCATCTGATCTGCGGCCCGACTGCAGCGATTTCGATTGTGCTGTATGCCAGCATCAGTCCCTTGGCCGTACCCGCATCCCAGGACTACATCACGCTGATCCTGCTGCTGAGCTTTCTGGCGGGGATTTTCCAGTGGCTGCTCGGCCTGCTGCGCTTCGGTGCACTGGTGAATTTCGTCTCGCACTCGGTGGTGCTCGGTTTCACCCTCGGCGCGGCGGTGGTGATTGCCATCGGCCAGTTGCCGAATCTGCTGGGGCTGGATCTGCCGGCGAAAGCCACGGCGCTGGCCAGTCTGATGGACCTGCTGCAACACCTGCGGGCTGTGGATAAACCATCACTGGTGTTGGGTGTGGCCACGGTGCTGGTCGGTTTTGTCCTCAGACAACTGCTGCCGCGCTGGCCGACTCTGTTGATAACGCTGGTGCTGGGCAGCGCAGTGGTGTGGTTATGGCCGGCGATGTTCGGCCACGTGCATCTGGTCAGCGCCTTTGTCGGACGCCTGCCACCGTTCAGTGCGCTGCCGCTGGATCTCGATCTGGTGCTGCGCTTGCTGCCGAGCGCGGTGGCGGTGGGCATGCTCGGTCTGGTCACCAGCCTGTCGATTGCCCGTTCGATTGCTGCACGTTCGCAGCAGTTGCTTGATGCCAACCAGGAAGTCCGCGCACAGGGCTTGTCGAATATTGTCGGGGCATTCTTTTCCGGATCGCTCTCCGCCGGTTCGTTCACCCGCTCAGGCCTGAGTTACGAGGCGGGCGCCTGTTCGCCGCTGGCCGGGGTGTTTTCGGCGATCTGGGTCGCGCTGTTCGCGATTTTCGGCGCCGGGCTGATTTCACACATTCCGATTCCGGCGATGGCCGGGAGCATTCTACTGATCGCCTGGGGCCTGGTGGATCATCGCGGGATTCGTTCGTTGCTGCGGGTCAGCCGTGCCGAGTTCGTGGTCATGGCGCTGACCTGCCTCGCCACGCTGCTACTGGAACTGCAGACCGCGATCTATGCCGGGGTGCTGGCGTCGCTGTTCTTCTACCTCAAGCGCACCTCGCAACCGCGAGTGCAGCATTCGCGCGAGGGTGAGGAGGACGTACTGCGAGTCGGCGGCTCGATCTTCTTCGGCGCCAGCCATTACCTGCAAGTGCGCCTGCAACGGCTGCACGGTACGCGGGTGGTGATCGAGGCGCAGCAGATCAACTTCATCGATTATTCGGGGGTGGAGATGCTGCATCAGGAGGCGCGGCGCCTGCTGCGTCAGGATCGCAGCCTGACCCTGCGCCGGGCGCGGCCGCAGGTGGTGGAGGAGTTGCGGAAGCTCGAAGGGCCGGAAAAGTGTCCGATCCGGTTTGAGGATTGA
- the aroE gene encoding shikimate dehydrogenase codes for MDRYVVFGNPIGHSKSPMIHKLFAEQTGQRLDYSTLLAPLDDFSACAMAFFQDGRGANVTVPFKEEAYRLANSLTARAQRAGAVNTLSKLVDGSLLGDNTDGAGLVRDLTVNAGFSLTGKRILLLGAGGAVRGALEPLLAEKPASVIIANRTVDKAELLAELFCDLGPVSASGFDWLQEPVDVIINATSASLTGDVPPIAASLIEPGQTLCYDMMYGKEPTAFCRWASEHGAAVSMDGLGMLAEQAAEAFFLWRGVRPDTAPVLAELRRQLAL; via the coding sequence ATGGATCGTTACGTCGTTTTCGGTAACCCGATCGGCCACAGCAAGTCGCCGATGATTCACAAACTGTTCGCCGAGCAGACCGGTCAGCGCCTCGACTACAGCACCCTGCTGGCGCCGCTCGACGACTTCAGCGCCTGCGCCATGGCGTTCTTCCAGGACGGTCGCGGCGCCAACGTCACTGTGCCGTTCAAGGAAGAGGCCTATCGCCTGGCGAACAGCCTGACCGCTCGCGCGCAGCGCGCTGGTGCGGTGAACACCTTGAGCAAACTGGTCGACGGTTCGCTGCTGGGTGACAACACCGACGGCGCCGGTCTGGTGCGCGACCTGACGGTGAATGCCGGTTTCAGCCTGACCGGCAAACGCATCCTGCTGCTCGGCGCTGGCGGCGCGGTGCGTGGCGCGCTGGAGCCGTTGCTGGCCGAGAAGCCGGCGTCGGTGATTATCGCCAACCGCACGGTGGACAAGGCCGAGCTGCTGGCCGAGCTGTTCTGTGATCTGGGGCCGGTGTCGGCTAGTGGTTTCGACTGGTTGCAGGAGCCGGTGGACGTGATCATCAACGCCACTTCCGCCAGCCTCACCGGCGACGTGCCGCCGATTGCCGCGAGCCTGATCGAGCCGGGCCAGACCCTGTGCTACGACATGATGTACGGCAAAGAGCCGACTGCGTTCTGCCGTTGGGCCAGCGAGCATGGCGCGGCAGTGTCGATGGATGGTCTGGGAATGCTGGCTGAACAGGCGGCCGAGGCGTTTTTCCTGTGGCGCGGGGTGCGTCCGGATACGGCGCCGGTACTGGCCGAACTACGCCGCCAGTTGGCCCTTTAA
- the betC gene encoding choline-sulfatase — MKRKNILFIMADQMAAPMLPIYGLSPIKLPNLSRLAAQGVVFDAAYCNSPLCAPSRFTLVSGQLPSKIGAYDNAADFPADIPTYAHYLRRLGYRTALSGKMHFCGPDQLHGYEERLTSDIYPADYGWAVNWDEPDVRPSWYHNMSSVLQAGPCVRTNQLDFDEEVVFKARQYLFDHIREDGDQPFCLTVSMTHPHDPYTIPKAFWDLYDDGDIPLPSTPDQHSLDPHSQRLLKVYDLWDKPLPVDKIRDARRAYFGACSYIDDNVGKLLQTLEDTGLIDDTIIVFSGDHGDMLGEKGLWYKMHWFEMAARVPLLISAPGQFAAGRVSAAVSTADLLPTFVELAGGSLEPNLPLDGRSLLTHLQGQGGHDEVFGEYMAEGTVSPLMMIRRGAYKFIYSESDPCLLFDVHNDPRELEELSQSPQHRQLFDDFLAEARAKWDIPAIHREVLASQRRRRFVADALTIGKLKSWDHQPLVDASQQYMRNHIDLDDLERKARYPQPCQNQ, encoded by the coding sequence ATGAAGCGCAAGAACATTCTTTTCATCATGGCCGATCAAATGGCCGCGCCAATGTTGCCGATCTACGGCCTGTCGCCAATCAAACTGCCGAATCTTTCGCGCCTCGCCGCCCAAGGCGTGGTGTTCGATGCCGCTTACTGCAACAGTCCGCTGTGCGCGCCGTCGCGTTTCACTCTGGTCAGCGGCCAGTTACCGAGCAAGATCGGCGCCTACGACAACGCCGCCGATTTCCCTGCCGATATTCCGACCTACGCCCACTACCTGCGTCGCCTCGGTTACCGCACCGCGCTGTCGGGCAAGATGCATTTCTGCGGCCCGGATCAGTTGCACGGTTATGAAGAGCGCCTGACCAGCGACATCTACCCGGCCGACTACGGCTGGGCGGTGAACTGGGACGAGCCGGACGTGCGCCCGAGCTGGTATCACAACATGTCCTCGGTGCTGCAGGCCGGGCCGTGCGTGCGCACCAACCAGCTCGACTTCGATGAAGAGGTGGTGTTCAAGGCCCGGCAATACCTGTTCGATCACATTCGCGAGGACGGCGATCAGCCGTTCTGCCTGACCGTTTCGATGACTCACCCACACGACCCGTACACGATTCCCAAGGCGTTCTGGGATTTGTACGACGACGGTGACATCCCGTTGCCGAGCACCCCGGATCAACATTCCCTCGATCCACACTCGCAGCGCCTGCTCAAGGTCTATGACCTGTGGGACAAGCCGCTGCCTGTGGATAAGATTCGCGATGCTCGGCGTGCCTACTTCGGCGCGTGCAGCTACATCGACGACAACGTCGGCAAACTTCTGCAAACCCTCGAAGATACCGGGCTGATCGATGACACCATCATCGTGTTCTCCGGCGACCACGGTGACATGCTGGGAGAGAAGGGCCTCTGGTACAAAATGCACTGGTTCGAGATGGCCGCGCGGGTGCCGCTGTTGATCAGTGCGCCGGGGCAGTTCGCTGCTGGCCGGGTTAGCGCGGCAGTGTCCACCGCCGACCTGTTGCCGACCTTCGTTGAACTGGCCGGCGGCAGCCTGGAGCCGAACTTGCCGCTGGACGGCCGCTCGCTGCTGACGCACCTGCAAGGGCAGGGCGGGCACGACGAAGTGTTCGGCGAGTACATGGCAGAGGGCACGGTCAGCCCGCTGATGATGATCCGTCGCGGCGCTTACAAATTTATCTACAGTGAGAGCGACCCGTGCCTACTCTTCGATGTGCACAACGATCCGCGTGAACTCGAAGAACTCAGCCAGTCGCCGCAACATCGCCAGCTGTTCGACGATTTTCTCGCCGAAGCGCGGGCCAAGTGGGACATCCCGGCGATTCACCGCGAGGTGCTCGCCAGCCAGCGCCGCCGGCGTTTTGTCGCCGATGCCCTGACCATCGGCAAGCTGAAGAGCTGGGATCACCAGCCGCTGGTGGACGCCAGTCAGCAGTACATGCGCAACCACATCGACCTCGACGATCTGGAACGCAAGGCCCGTTATCCACAACCCTGCCAAAACCAATAA